In the Streptomyces formicae genome, one interval contains:
- a CDS encoding aminotransferase class V-fold PLP-dependent enzyme, which translates to MGISAGAEFAPTTTYLNTANCGLPPRRAREAVRAMAAELGDGRPGGAEDFGSVEAARASFARLVGVPPGRVATGGSVAVHVGLIAGSLPPGSEVLFPEGEFASVSTPFAVRGDLRARYAPFESLAEAVGPDTALVAFSAVQSADGRTADLAAVRAAAAAHSARTLVDATQAVGWLPFDASLYDYTVTGAFKWLLCPRGAQFLTVTEEAQKSLVPLHAGWLAAADTDNSSYGPVTELAPDARRFDEPPAFLAYRGAAAALTLVEETGVDAVHAHDTALAARYRAGLARIGRTPVPGTSPIVSVPGLGDRQPELARAGVVTSARAGHLRAAFHLYNTEADVDRLLDVLSG; encoded by the coding sequence ATGGGGATCAGCGCCGGCGCCGAGTTCGCGCCCACGACGACGTATCTCAACACCGCGAACTGCGGTCTGCCGCCGCGCCGCGCGCGCGAGGCCGTGCGCGCCATGGCCGCCGAGCTCGGCGACGGCAGGCCCGGCGGGGCGGAGGACTTCGGGTCCGTGGAAGCGGCCCGGGCGTCCTTCGCCCGGCTCGTCGGGGTGCCACCGGGCCGGGTGGCCACCGGCGGCTCCGTCGCCGTGCACGTCGGTCTGATCGCGGGCTCGCTGCCGCCGGGCAGCGAAGTCCTCTTCCCCGAAGGGGAGTTCGCCTCCGTCAGCACCCCCTTCGCGGTGCGCGGCGATCTCCGCGCGCGGTACGCGCCCTTCGAGTCGCTCGCCGAGGCCGTCGGCCCCGACACCGCGCTCGTCGCCTTCTCCGCGGTCCAGTCGGCCGACGGCAGGACCGCCGACCTCGCCGCCGTCCGTGCCGCGGCCGCCGCGCACAGCGCGCGCACCCTCGTGGACGCGACGCAGGCCGTGGGCTGGCTGCCGTTCGACGCCTCGCTGTACGACTACACGGTCACCGGCGCCTTCAAGTGGCTGCTCTGCCCGCGCGGCGCCCAGTTCCTCACCGTGACCGAAGAGGCCCAGAAGTCCCTGGTCCCGCTGCACGCGGGCTGGCTCGCGGCCGCCGACACCGACAACTCCTCGTACGGCCCGGTCACCGAACTCGCCCCCGACGCGCGCCGGTTCGACGAACCGCCCGCCTTCCTCGCCTACCGGGGCGCGGCCGCCGCCCTCACCCTCGTCGAGGAGACCGGCGTCGACGCGGTGCACGCCCACGACACCGCCCTCGCCGCCCGCTACCGCGCGGGGCTCGCCAGGATCGGCCGCACCCCGGTGCCCGGCACGTCCCCCATCGTCTCCGTGCCGGGCCTCGGCGACCGGCAGCCCGAACTGGCCCGCGCCGGGGTCGT
- a CDS encoding DsbA family oxidoreductase, with amino-acid sequence MRVEIWSDIACPWCYVGKARFEKALAAFPHRDDVEVVHRSFELDPGRAKGDTAPVLAMLTKKYGMTEEQAREGEQRLGENAASEGLGYRTEGRDHGNTFDMHRLLHLAKERGRQDELIGLFYRANFAEERSVFEDDERLVALAVAAGLDADEARAVLADPEKYAADVRADEREAAELGAGGVPFFVLDRKYGVSGAQPADVFAQALEQAWGGRSPLTTIAADTEVAEGEACGPDGCAVPQQGDAV; translated from the coding sequence ATGCGCGTCGAGATCTGGAGCGACATCGCCTGCCCCTGGTGCTACGTGGGCAAGGCCCGCTTCGAGAAGGCCCTCGCCGCCTTCCCGCACCGCGACGACGTCGAGGTGGTGCACCGCTCCTTCGAGCTGGACCCCGGGCGCGCCAAGGGCGACACCGCCCCGGTGCTCGCGATGCTCACCAAGAAGTACGGCATGACCGAGGAGCAGGCCCGCGAGGGCGAGCAGCGCCTCGGTGAGAACGCCGCGTCCGAGGGCCTCGGCTACCGCACCGAGGGCCGCGACCACGGCAACACCTTCGACATGCACCGGCTGCTGCACCTCGCCAAGGAGCGGGGCCGCCAGGACGAGCTGATCGGCCTGTTCTACCGCGCCAACTTCGCCGAGGAGCGCTCCGTCTTCGAGGACGACGAGCGCCTGGTGGCGCTCGCCGTCGCCGCCGGACTCGACGCCGACGAGGCGCGTGCCGTCCTCGCCGACCCGGAGAAGTACGCCGCCGACGTCCGCGCGGACGAGCGCGAGGCCGCGGAACTCGGCGCGGGCGGCGTGCCGTTCTTCGTCCTCGACCGCAAGTACGGCGTCTCGGGCGCCCAGCCCGCCGACGTCTTCGCGCAGGCCCTGGAGCAGGCGTGGGGCGGCCGCTCCCCGCTGACCACCATCGCCGCGGACACCGAAGTCGCCGAGGGTGAGGCGTGCGGCCCCGACGGGTGCGCTGTTCCGCAGCAGGGCGACGCCGTATAA
- a CDS encoding winged helix-turn-helix transcriptional regulator — protein MTGQTRNDAAGRHDIYGLLCPGRAVFELLVNKWTGLAITALEDGPRRFGELRRKLEGVSPKVLTQTLRRLEENGLVRRTVYAEVPPRVEYELTDLGRGALEPLAHLRIWIRANTGRFTAGEGGAGECAAGE, from the coding sequence ATGACTGGTCAGACCCGTAATGACGCCGCGGGGCGCCACGACATCTACGGCCTGCTCTGCCCCGGCCGCGCCGTCTTCGAGCTGCTCGTGAACAAGTGGACGGGCCTCGCGATCACCGCCCTGGAGGACGGGCCCCGCCGCTTCGGCGAACTGCGCCGCAAGCTGGAGGGCGTCAGCCCCAAGGTGCTCACCCAGACCCTGCGCCGCCTGGAGGAGAACGGCCTGGTGCGGCGCACGGTCTACGCCGAGGTCCCACCCCGCGTCGAGTACGAGCTGACCGATCTTGGCCGAGGCGCCCTGGAACCCCTCGCCCACCTGCGCATCTGGATCAGGGCCAACACGGGAAGGTTCACGGCGGGAGAAGGCGGGGCAGGAGAATGCGCCGCGGGGGAATGA
- a CDS encoding Gfo/Idh/MocA family protein — translation MNSATTTAPSPVRVGLVGLSARGGWAPQSHLPALNRLDGYELRALSASSDASARAAGAKYGVPLAFGSAEELVRSDEVDLVVVSVRVPLHREVITAALGAGKAVLSEWPLGNGLAEAEELAAAADLAGVRTFAGLQARSAPAVRHVRDLVADGYVGEVLSTSLVASGRRWGPVFEPGGEYLIDRANGGTMLTIPFGHTIDAVTMVLGELTEVSATLATRRPVVHEEGTGRAAPMTVHDQIAVSGRLAGGAVVSAHFRAGMSRGTNFHWEINGTDGDLVVTGDSGHLQQAALTVRGARGTEVTVTELPVPARYFDVPALDGVRGLPSYNVGAQYARIHADLAQGTAHAPDFAHAARRQGLLDAIERSAATGGRITL, via the coding sequence ATGAACTCCGCGACCACCACCGCCCCCTCCCCCGTCCGCGTCGGCCTCGTCGGCCTCTCCGCCCGCGGCGGCTGGGCACCGCAGTCCCACCTGCCCGCCCTGAACCGTCTCGACGGCTACGAGCTGCGGGCCCTGTCCGCGTCGAGCGACGCCTCCGCGCGGGCCGCCGGCGCGAAGTACGGCGTGCCGCTGGCCTTCGGCTCCGCCGAGGAGCTCGTGCGCAGTGACGAGGTCGACCTCGTGGTGGTGAGCGTGCGCGTGCCGCTGCACCGCGAGGTGATCACCGCGGCGCTCGGCGCGGGCAAGGCGGTGCTCTCCGAGTGGCCGCTGGGCAACGGCCTGGCCGAGGCCGAGGAGCTCGCGGCGGCCGCGGACCTGGCCGGGGTGCGGACGTTCGCGGGGCTACAGGCCCGCTCGGCGCCCGCGGTCCGCCACGTCCGCGATCTGGTGGCCGACGGGTACGTGGGCGAGGTCCTCTCCACCAGCCTGGTGGCGTCGGGGCGGCGCTGGGGTCCCGTCTTCGAGCCGGGCGGGGAGTACCTCATCGACAGGGCCAACGGCGGCACGATGCTGACCATCCCTTTCGGGCACACGATCGACGCCGTGACCATGGTGCTCGGCGAGCTCACCGAGGTGTCGGCGACCCTGGCGACCCGGCGCCCCGTCGTGCACGAGGAGGGCACGGGGCGGGCCGCGCCGATGACGGTCCACGACCAGATCGCGGTGAGCGGGCGCCTCGCGGGCGGCGCCGTGGTCTCGGCGCACTTTCGCGCCGGGATGTCCCGGGGAACGAACTTCCACTGGGAGATCAACGGCACGGACGGCGACCTGGTCGTCACGGGCGACTCGGGCCACCTCCAGCAGGCCGCCCTGACCGTGCGGGGCGCGCGGGGCACGGAGGTCACGGTGACCGAACTCCCCGTCCCCGCGCGCTATTTCGACGTCCCCGCCCTCGACGGCGTGCGCGGACTCCCCTCGTACAACGTCGGGGCACAGTACGCCCGGATCCACGCCGACCTCGCCCAAGGCACCGCCCACGCGCCGGACTTCGCCCACGCGGCGCGCCGTCAGGGGCTGCTCGACGCCATCGAGAGGTCGGCGGCGACCGGCGGCCGGATCACGCTCTAG
- a CDS encoding DUF1349 domain-containing protein — protein MDVTLPELPFPLRTYGPDGNWSYEDGRLTGWAGARQDRFVPPTGEALDPASDAPRLLGAPEGDFQLIARVTVGFAAAFDAGVLYLHVGDREWAKLCLERSPDAPTICTVVTRGRSDDSNAFVVDGDSAWLRISRTGSAFAFHASKDGEHWTFVRIFSLGDEESARAALVGFLAQSPVGEGCVVTYEHIEFRPNWPQGLRDGS, from the coding sequence ATGGACGTCACTCTCCCCGAACTGCCCTTCCCGCTGCGCACGTACGGCCCCGACGGCAACTGGTCGTACGAGGACGGGAGGCTCACCGGCTGGGCGGGCGCCCGACAGGACCGCTTCGTGCCGCCGACCGGCGAGGCGCTGGACCCCGCGTCCGACGCGCCCCGCCTGCTCGGCGCGCCCGAGGGGGACTTCCAGCTGATCGCCCGCGTCACGGTCGGCTTCGCCGCGGCCTTCGACGCGGGCGTGCTCTATCTGCACGTGGGCGACCGCGAGTGGGCCAAGCTCTGCCTGGAGCGCTCGCCCGACGCGCCCACGATCTGCACGGTCGTCACCCGGGGCCGCTCCGACGACTCCAACGCCTTCGTCGTGGACGGCGACAGCGCCTGGCTGCGCATCAGCCGTACGGGTTCCGCGTTCGCGTTCCACGCGTCGAAGGACGGCGAGCACTGGACGTTCGTGCGGATCTTCTCGCTCGGCGACGAGGAGTCCGCGCGGGCCGCGCTCGTCGGCTTCCTCGCGCAGTCGCCCGTCGGGGAGGGCTGCGTGGTGACGTACGAGCACATCGAGTTCCGGCCCAACTGGCCGCAGGGTCTGCGCGACGGCTCCTAG